One Pirellulaceae bacterium genomic region harbors:
- a CDS encoding PIG-L family deacetylase: MGDRVFAIAAHPDDIEFVMSGTMMLLKDAGCELHYMNIANGCCGSTEHDARTTAKLRRQEAMRAADHLGAVFHESLTDDLAIFYDKPTLARLGSVVRKVAPSMLLVHSPQDYMEDHMNACRLAVTAAFARGMPNFCVDPVCPPVEEEVTIYHAQPHGNCDGLRLPIVPDLYVDVTSKIVQKSEMLACHQTQKRWLDESQGMGSYIETMKTLSQAVGKLSGKFEYAEGWRRHSHLGLCAEDRDPLRYYLQPFATD, translated from the coding sequence GTGGGTGATCGAGTCTTCGCCATTGCCGCGCACCCGGATGATATCGAGTTTGTGATGTCCGGTACGATGATGCTACTCAAGGACGCGGGTTGCGAATTGCATTACATGAATATCGCGAATGGTTGTTGTGGTTCAACGGAACATGATGCCAGGACGACGGCAAAGTTGCGACGTCAGGAGGCCATGCGGGCAGCAGACCATTTGGGGGCCGTATTTCACGAAAGTCTGACTGACGATTTAGCCATCTTTTACGATAAACCCACCCTCGCACGTCTTGGCTCGGTGGTTAGGAAGGTTGCGCCCTCCATGCTACTTGTGCATTCCCCGCAAGATTACATGGAGGATCATATGAACGCTTGTCGTCTTGCGGTCACGGCTGCCTTTGCACGTGGAATGCCGAATTTTTGCGTCGACCCTGTCTGTCCGCCAGTTGAGGAGGAGGTCACGATCTATCACGCTCAGCCTCATGGTAATTGTGATGGATTGCGGCTGCCGATTGTGCCCGATCTTTATGTTGATGTGACTTCCAAAATCGTACAAAAGTCAGAAATGCTGGCCTGTCATCAGACGCAAAAACGTTGGCTCGATGAAAGTCAGGGGATGGGATCCTACATTGAGACGATGAAGACGCTGTCGCAAGCAGTTGGTAAACTGTCGGGAAAATTTGAGTATGCCGAAGGCTGGCGGCGCCATTCTCATTTGGGCCTTTGTGCCGAGGATCGTGATCCGCTGCGTTACTATCTGCAACCCTTTGCAACCGATTAA
- a CDS encoding alanine racemase, giving the protein MFHPPTPCLVVNAEIVRRNISSMQAYVNQHGLELRPHTKTHKSIHVGTLQREAGAYGLTVAKAGEAAVMAQVTDNVMMAYPPVDLPRCERLAKLARDASLVVGLDSELAVERLAETTQSAGTNVDVLVDVDIGYQRTGVQSDEDAVRLAQCVERSKSLQLKGLMLYAGKITGSAAEQTAQMQQLNSRLKALLPKWDAAGLCREVISSGSTPSAKYSHLVPAVTEIRPGTYVYNDMNIVRGGYCKMEDCAARIHATVVSTNVKGQVVIDAGSKTLTSDKCGPDPDSGFGHIAEYPAAKLFSLTEEHGQVDISKCDRVPELGERMTIIPNHICVCVNMQDSFWWCDAGAEPRQLPVDARGLLI; this is encoded by the coding sequence ATGTTTCATCCACCAACACCTTGTCTTGTTGTTAATGCTGAGATTGTCCGGCGTAACATTTCTAGTATGCAAGCGTACGTGAATCAGCATGGTCTCGAATTGCGACCGCATACGAAAACTCACAAGTCAATCCACGTCGGAACGCTGCAGCGTGAAGCGGGAGCGTATGGGCTAACGGTTGCAAAGGCTGGCGAAGCGGCCGTGATGGCTCAGGTCACGGATAACGTGATGATGGCCTATCCGCCGGTCGATCTGCCTCGCTGTGAACGTTTGGCCAAACTGGCCCGTGACGCATCCTTGGTAGTCGGGCTCGATTCTGAATTAGCGGTTGAGAGACTTGCGGAGACGACGCAATCGGCAGGAACTAATGTGGACGTGTTAGTGGATGTTGATATCGGTTACCAGCGGACGGGGGTGCAATCCGATGAAGATGCGGTTCGACTGGCTCAATGTGTTGAACGATCGAAGTCGCTGCAGCTCAAGGGGCTTATGCTCTATGCCGGCAAGATTACTGGCAGTGCCGCTGAACAGACTGCACAGATGCAGCAGTTGAATTCTCGCTTAAAAGCTTTACTGCCAAAATGGGATGCGGCAGGGCTTTGTCGGGAAGTGATATCGAGTGGTTCGACGCCTTCTGCCAAATATTCGCATTTGGTTCCTGCCGTGACAGAAATACGACCGGGTACCTATGTGTACAACGATATGAATATCGTTCGTGGTGGTTACTGTAAAATGGAAGACTGTGCAGCACGGATCCATGCGACGGTGGTTAGCACCAATGTCAAGGGTCAGGTCGTGATCGACGCGGGAAGTAAGACGTTAACGAGTGACAAATGTGGTCCGGACCCCGATTCGGGATTTGGCCATATTGCTGAGTATCCTGCAGCAAAACTCTTTTCCTTGACGGAGGAGCACGGTCAAGTGGATATTTCGAAGTGTGATCGAGTTCCCGAATTGGGTGAGCGAATGACGATCATTCCCAACCACATTTGCGTTTGCGTCAATATGCAAGATTCATTCTGGTGGTGTGATGCTGGAGCCGAACCGCGGCAATTACCCGTAGACGCTCGGGGCTTACTGATTTGA